Proteins encoded within one genomic window of Amycolatopsis nigrescens CSC17Ta-90:
- a CDS encoding heavy metal translocating P-type ATPase translates to MTTNSTEAGSAPAVEQIELAVGGMTCAACAARVERKLNKLDGVQATVNYATERATVRHPAGLDPAELTEAVVRAGYTAEVHRPEPEPRDDASVRVRDLRRRLAVAALLAVPLGNLSITLALVPSLRFAYWELLCLVLATPVVFWSAAPFHRAALRNLRHGSSSMDTLVSLGVLASYGWSAFSLLTGGSSGPGYWLGFGATAAGADAVYLDVAAGVTTFLLAGRYFETRSRRSATDLLSALDALAAKEVRVLRDGVETLIPVGALVAGDEFVVKPGDKVAADGTVRRGNSTVDTSAVTGEPVPAELGPGDRVIGGSVNRSGRLVVLATQVGADSQLAQMSSLAEQAQQRKANVQKLVDRICAVFVPVVLALAALTLAGWLLAGEPGQAAFGAAVAVLIIACPCALGLATPTALMVGVGRGAQLGILIKGPDALEASRRIDTVVLDKTGTITTGRLTLTAVHPVDGVSRAELLRLAGTVEASSEHAIATAVANAARAELGELPEATAFEALPGLGARAEVGECAVLLGRGRLLDEHGVGVPPETENLVRDNEELGATVVLVAGDGRLLGALVLHDEVKPSAKAAVTALHALGMRTTLLTGDNERTARTVAEAVGITEVLAGVLPVEKADTVRRLRAEGRRVAMVGDGINDAPALATADLGLAMARGTDIAIRSADLILVRDDLRVVPDALRLAHRTLGTIRGNLAWAFGYNLAAIPLAAFGLLNPLIAGAAMSLSSVLVVSNSLRLRHFTGTGPQ, encoded by the coding sequence GTGACCACGAACAGCACGGAGGCCGGCTCGGCACCCGCTGTCGAGCAGATCGAACTGGCGGTCGGCGGCATGACCTGCGCGGCCTGTGCGGCCAGGGTGGAACGCAAGCTGAACAAGCTGGACGGCGTGCAGGCCACCGTCAACTACGCGACCGAGCGGGCGACCGTGCGGCATCCGGCCGGGCTCGACCCCGCCGAGTTGACCGAGGCGGTGGTACGCGCCGGCTACACCGCCGAGGTGCACCGTCCGGAACCGGAACCGCGGGACGACGCGTCGGTGCGGGTGCGCGACCTGCGCCGACGGCTGGCCGTCGCCGCGCTGCTCGCGGTGCCGCTGGGCAACCTGTCCATCACACTGGCGCTGGTGCCGTCGCTGCGGTTCGCCTACTGGGAGCTGCTATGCCTGGTGCTGGCAACCCCGGTGGTGTTCTGGTCCGCCGCGCCGTTCCACCGGGCGGCGTTGCGCAACCTGCGGCACGGATCGTCCAGTATGGACACTCTCGTCTCGCTCGGTGTGCTGGCCTCCTACGGCTGGTCGGCCTTCTCGTTGCTCACCGGCGGCTCGTCCGGACCTGGCTACTGGCTCGGTTTCGGGGCCACCGCGGCCGGTGCGGATGCGGTCTACCTGGACGTCGCGGCCGGGGTCACCACGTTCCTGCTCGCCGGGCGCTACTTCGAGACGCGCTCCCGGCGCAGCGCGACCGACCTGCTGAGTGCGCTGGACGCGCTGGCCGCCAAGGAGGTGCGGGTACTGCGGGACGGGGTGGAGACGCTGATCCCGGTCGGCGCGCTGGTGGCCGGGGACGAGTTCGTGGTCAAGCCGGGGGACAAGGTGGCCGCCGACGGCACGGTGCGGCGCGGAAACTCCACAGTGGACACCAGCGCGGTCACCGGTGAGCCGGTGCCGGCGGAGCTCGGCCCCGGCGACCGGGTGATCGGGGGCAGCGTGAACCGCAGCGGGCGGCTGGTGGTGCTGGCGACCCAGGTCGGCGCCGACTCGCAGCTGGCCCAGATGAGCTCGCTGGCCGAGCAGGCCCAGCAGCGCAAGGCGAACGTGCAGAAACTGGTGGACCGGATCTGCGCGGTGTTCGTGCCGGTGGTGCTGGCGCTGGCCGCACTCACCCTGGCCGGCTGGCTGCTCGCGGGCGAGCCGGGGCAGGCTGCGTTCGGTGCCGCGGTGGCCGTGCTGATCATCGCCTGTCCGTGCGCGCTCGGGCTGGCCACGCCCACCGCGCTGATGGTCGGCGTCGGCCGGGGCGCGCAGCTGGGTATCCTGATCAAGGGCCCGGACGCGCTGGAGGCGAGCAGGCGGATCGACACCGTGGTGCTGGACAAGACCGGCACGATCACCACCGGCCGGTTGACGCTGACCGCGGTGCACCCGGTGGATGGCGTGTCGCGCGCCGAGCTGCTCCGGCTGGCTGGCACGGTGGAGGCGTCCTCCGAACACGCGATCGCGACCGCGGTGGCGAACGCGGCCCGCGCGGAACTGGGCGAACTGCCGGAGGCCACCGCGTTCGAGGCGCTGCCGGGCCTTGGCGCCAGGGCCGAGGTGGGGGAGTGCGCGGTGCTGCTCGGACGCGGCAGGCTGCTCGACGAGCACGGCGTCGGCGTGCCGCCGGAAACCGAGAACTTGGTGCGGGACAACGAAGAACTCGGTGCAACCGTGGTGCTGGTGGCCGGGGACGGGCGGCTGCTCGGCGCGCTGGTGCTGCACGACGAGGTGAAGCCTTCGGCGAAGGCGGCCGTCACCGCCCTGCACGCCCTCGGTATGCGGACCACCCTGCTCACCGGCGACAACGAACGCACCGCGCGGACCGTGGCCGAGGCGGTGGGCATCACCGAAGTGCTGGCCGGGGTGCTTCCGGTGGAGAAAGCGGACACCGTGCGGCGGCTGCGGGCGGAGGGCAGGCGGGTGGCCATGGTGGGCGACGGGATCAACGACGCGCCCGCGCTGGCCACCGCCGACCTCGGGCTCGCGATGGCAAGGGGCACCGACATCGCGATCCGCTCCGCCGACCTGATCCTGGTGCGCGACGACCTGCGGGTGGTGCCCGACGCGCTGCGGTTGGCCCACCGCACCCTCGGCACCATCCGCGGCAACCTCGCCTGGGCGTTCGGCTACAACCTGGCGGCCATCCCGCTGGCAGCCTTCGGCCTGCTGAACCCGCTGATCGCCGGCGCCGCGATGT
- a CDS encoding cytochrome c oxidase assembly protein, whose amino-acid sequence MTVGRSPDAATGRRIGRAAVITVLLALATVFAVVLLSGNVYAPVGDTDPGPLTSFGTAGLRLLVTAASAVCVGSLVFAVFLTPPGPDGRLAADGYAALRMAGMAAACWAVGAAALVPFSGADGSGQPVTLRLNRLIVLVDALEEPKAWLITLAVTAVAAVAARIVLSWRSALLLLGFAGFALLPPVITGHVSVGNRHDLATNSIVWHVLAAAVWTGTLVALLAHLRRDGVHQELAARRYHRLATGCWLVLAASGLVNGVIAVDQARWTGGGYGLLVVLKVLLLGALGALILSARARALRSGALLRLGLLELGAMGVTMAISVGLTHLPPPNYAEMASVMHTIIGYELTEAPSLSGLLLGWRFDLVLGTVAVLATVTYLVGLRRLLRRGDHWPVGRTVAWVCGWLAVLIATSSGVGKYSPGTFSMHMIAHMTLNMLAPVLLVLGGPITLALRALPVAGKGNPPGPREWLVSVVQSRFARFAAHPLVASVVFVGSFYLLYFSGLFGAAMPFHWAHQLMNVHFVISGYLFYWLVIGVDRAPRPLPHLARLGMLFAVMPFHAFFGVILMNKQSVIAETFYRYLSLPWVPDLLAEQRLGGGIAWATGEIPLVIVVIALLAQWARHDEREAARADRHADQDGDGDLAAYNEMLAKLAGTRH is encoded by the coding sequence GTGACAGTAGGAAGGTCCCCCGACGCGGCGACCGGCAGGCGTATCGGCCGTGCCGCGGTCATCACCGTGCTGCTCGCACTGGCCACGGTGTTCGCGGTGGTGCTGCTCTCGGGCAACGTGTACGCGCCGGTCGGTGACACCGACCCCGGCCCGCTGACCTCGTTCGGCACCGCCGGGCTGCGCCTGCTGGTGACGGCGGCCAGCGCGGTCTGCGTCGGTTCGCTGGTGTTCGCCGTCTTCCTCACGCCACCGGGCCCGGACGGCAGGCTGGCCGCGGACGGTTACGCCGCGCTCCGGATGGCCGGGATGGCGGCGGCCTGCTGGGCGGTGGGCGCCGCGGCGCTGGTCCCGTTCAGCGGCGCGGACGGCTCCGGGCAGCCGGTGACCCTGCGGCTGAACAGGTTGATCGTGCTGGTGGACGCACTGGAGGAACCCAAGGCGTGGCTGATCACCCTGGCCGTGACCGCGGTAGCGGCGGTGGCCGCCCGTATCGTGCTGAGCTGGCGCTCCGCCTTGCTGCTGCTGGGGTTCGCCGGGTTCGCCCTGCTGCCGCCGGTGATCACCGGGCACGTGTCCGTCGGCAACCGGCACGACCTCGCCACCAACAGCATCGTCTGGCACGTGCTGGCCGCGGCGGTCTGGACCGGCACCCTGGTCGCGCTGCTGGCGCACCTGCGCCGCGACGGTGTGCACCAGGAACTGGCCGCCCGCAGGTACCACCGGCTGGCCACCGGCTGCTGGCTGGTGCTCGCCGCCTCCGGGTTGGTCAACGGGGTGATCGCGGTCGACCAGGCCCGCTGGACCGGCGGCGGCTACGGACTGCTGGTGGTGCTGAAGGTCCTGCTGCTCGGCGCGCTCGGGGCGCTCATCCTGTCCGCCCGTGCCAGGGCACTGCGCAGCGGCGCGCTGCTCCGGCTCGGGCTGCTGGAACTGGGCGCGATGGGCGTGACCATGGCGATCTCGGTGGGGCTGACGCATCTGCCGCCGCCCAACTACGCGGAAATGGCGTCGGTGATGCACACCATCATCGGGTACGAGCTCACCGAAGCGCCTTCGCTAAGCGGGTTGCTGCTCGGCTGGCGGTTCGACCTCGTGCTCGGCACCGTGGCGGTGCTCGCCACGGTGACCTATTTGGTCGGGCTTCGCCGGTTGCTGCGGCGGGGCGACCACTGGCCGGTCGGGCGGACGGTGGCCTGGGTCTGCGGCTGGCTGGCGGTGCTGATCGCGACGTCCTCCGGGGTGGGGAAGTACTCGCCGGGCACCTTCAGCATGCACATGATCGCCCATATGACGCTGAACATGCTGGCGCCGGTGCTGCTCGTGCTCGGCGGCCCGATCACCCTCGCGCTGCGCGCGTTGCCGGTGGCGGGTAAGGGAAACCCGCCGGGGCCGCGGGAGTGGCTGGTGTCGGTGGTGCAGTCCCGGTTCGCCAGGTTCGCGGCGCATCCGCTGGTGGCGTCGGTGGTGTTCGTCGGCTCCTTCTACCTGCTGTACTTCTCCGGCCTGTTCGGCGCGGCCATGCCGTTCCACTGGGCGCACCAGCTGATGAACGTGCACTTCGTGATTTCCGGCTACCTGTTCTACTGGCTGGTGATCGGGGTGGACAGGGCGCCACGGCCGCTGCCGCACCTGGCCAGGCTCGGCATGCTGTTCGCGGTGATGCCGTTCCACGCGTTCTTCGGCGTCATCCTGATGAACAAGCAGTCCGTGATCGCGGAGACCTTCTACCGCTACCTGTCCCTGCCCTGGGTGCCCGACCTGCTCGCCGAGCAACGGCTCGGCGGTGGGATCGCATGGGCCACCGGGGAGATCCCGCTCGTCATCGTGGTGATAGCGCTGCTCGCGCAGTGGGCGCGGCACGACGAGCGGGAAGCCGCGCGGGCCGACCGGCACGCGGACCAAGACGGCGACGGCGATTTGGCCGCGTACAACGAGATGCTCGCCAAGCTGGCCGGCACACGCCACTGA
- a CDS encoding LacI family DNA-binding transcriptional regulator codes for MVGIKDVARAAGVSIGTVSNVVNRPQVVAPATRSRVQSVIEELGYVRDESARQLRAGHSRIMALLVLDLGNPFFVDLAKGAEHTAHEKGLNVITCNSDQRSDREASYLGMLAEQRVRGVLLSPVHTAGDSVRTFRRSGIPFVFVDRQVPSAEACSVSVDDVAGGALAAGHLIEAGHTRLAMVNGPSVLTQCRDREAGVRAALHKAPAPARRLSVVDTEALDVASGRDAGARLLGLRPRPTAVFCANDLLALGVLQSMVAAGVRVPAEMAIVGYDDIEFAAAAAVPLTSVRQPAAELGRTAAELLVEEIEDDTERPAHEHRAVVFQPELVVRASSSARN; via the coding sequence ATGGTCGGAATCAAGGACGTGGCGAGGGCGGCCGGGGTATCCATCGGCACCGTGTCCAACGTGGTGAACCGGCCCCAGGTGGTGGCCCCGGCAACCAGGTCGCGGGTGCAGTCGGTGATCGAGGAGCTCGGTTACGTCCGGGACGAGTCCGCGAGGCAGCTGCGTGCCGGGCACAGCCGGATCATGGCGCTGCTGGTGCTGGACCTCGGCAACCCGTTCTTCGTGGACCTGGCCAAGGGCGCCGAGCACACGGCGCACGAAAAGGGCCTCAACGTGATCACCTGCAACAGCGACCAGCGTTCCGACCGCGAGGCCTCCTACCTGGGGATGCTGGCCGAGCAGCGGGTGCGCGGGGTGCTGCTCAGCCCGGTGCACACCGCCGGCGACAGCGTGCGGACCTTCCGCCGCAGCGGCATCCCGTTCGTGTTCGTCGACCGCCAGGTACCCAGCGCCGAGGCGTGCTCGGTCTCGGTGGACGACGTGGCCGGCGGCGCACTCGCCGCCGGCCACCTGATCGAGGCGGGGCACACCAGGCTGGCCATGGTCAACGGGCCTTCGGTGCTCACCCAGTGCCGGGACCGCGAAGCGGGCGTGCGCGCCGCGCTGCACAAGGCGCCGGCACCGGCCCGTCGACTGTCCGTTGTGGACACCGAGGCGCTGGACGTGGCTTCCGGGCGGGACGCCGGGGCCCGGCTGCTGGGGCTCCGGCCGCGGCCGACCGCGGTGTTCTGCGCCAACGACCTGCTCGCACTCGGCGTGCTGCAGTCGATGGTCGCGGCCGGGGTGCGGGTACCGGCGGAGATGGCCATCGTCGGCTACGACGACATCGAGTTCGCGGCCGCGGCGGCGGTGCCGCTGACCTCGGTCCGCCAGCCCGCCGCGGAGCTGGGCCGGACCGCGGCGGAACTGCTGGTCGAGGAGATCGAGGACGACACGGAGCGGCCGGCGCACGAGCACCGGGCCGTGGTGTTCCAGCCGGAGCTGGTGGTGCGCGCCTCCAGCTCGGCCCGGAACTGA
- a CDS encoding CaiB/BaiF CoA transferase family protein, protein MSGPLTGLRVVELAGIGPGPHAAMVLADLGADVVRVERPSGGLNLTGGKADHLLRGRRSVAADLKSAEGRELVLKLAAKADVLLEGLRPGVAERLGVGPEDCQARNPALVYGRMTGWGQDGPFAQRAGHDINYLSLTGTLHAIGRAGEPPVPPLNLVGDFGGGSMFLVAGVLAALWERQRSGEGQVVDAAMVDGASVLSQMIWAFRGAGAWTGQRADNLLDGAAPFYDTYTCADGRWVAVGALEPQFYAALLDGLGLTGEDLPAQGDRDGWPRLRARFTAVFVSRTRDEWAEIFAGTDACVTPVLSFDEAGAHPHLAARDTLITIDGVQQAAPAPRFSRTPPSIPVAPPTPGAHTDSVLADWHIGE, encoded by the coding sequence GTGAGCGGACCCCTGACCGGCCTTCGCGTGGTCGAACTGGCCGGGATCGGACCCGGCCCGCACGCCGCGATGGTGCTCGCCGACCTCGGCGCCGACGTGGTCCGGGTGGAACGGCCGTCCGGCGGGCTGAACCTGACCGGCGGCAAGGCCGACCACCTGCTGCGCGGGCGCCGTTCGGTGGCCGCGGACCTCAAATCCGCCGAAGGTCGCGAACTCGTGCTCAAGCTGGCCGCCAAGGCCGACGTGCTGCTCGAGGGCCTGCGCCCGGGGGTCGCCGAACGGCTCGGCGTCGGGCCGGAGGACTGCCAGGCCCGCAACCCCGCGCTCGTCTACGGGCGGATGACCGGCTGGGGCCAGGACGGTCCCTTCGCGCAGCGGGCCGGGCACGACATCAACTACCTGTCGCTGACCGGCACCCTGCACGCGATCGGCAGGGCGGGCGAACCGCCGGTGCCGCCGCTGAACCTGGTCGGCGACTTCGGTGGCGGCTCGATGTTCCTGGTCGCCGGGGTGCTCGCGGCGCTGTGGGAACGGCAGCGCTCCGGCGAGGGCCAGGTGGTGGACGCGGCGATGGTGGACGGCGCGAGCGTGCTCAGCCAGATGATCTGGGCCTTCCGCGGGGCCGGCGCGTGGACCGGCCAACGCGCGGACAACCTGCTCGACGGCGCGGCTCCGTTCTACGACACCTACACCTGCGCGGACGGCCGCTGGGTCGCGGTGGGCGCGCTCGAACCGCAGTTCTACGCCGCACTGCTGGACGGCCTCGGCCTGACCGGGGAAGACCTGCCCGCGCAGGGCGACCGGGACGGCTGGCCCCGGCTGCGGGCCAGGTTCACCGCGGTCTTCGTCTCCAGGACCAGGGACGAGTGGGCGGAGATCTTCGCCGGCACCGACGCCTGCGTGACCCCGGTGCTCTCCTTCGACGAAGCCGGCGCGCATCCGCATCTCGCCGCGCGGGACACCCTGATCACCATCGACGGCGTACAGCAGGCAGCACCCGCGCCGAGGTTCTCCCGCACCCCGCCGTCCATCCCTGTCGCACCACCGACCCCTGGCGCCCACACCGACTCCGTCCTCGCCGACTGGCACATCGGCGAATAG
- a CDS encoding sensor histidine kinase, translating into MPEPGTGTSAATKRRLSGLRPRLVIAFAVVALAGVVAAAGASYVSARTTILTGVQDQTMNSLKERINAFVPRLNLPPSQRDLDNFAGSLRESVVRYQNQRSVIGPDLSEVSQEMRQQVGSSDRMVFQRVSTADGPRFVVGTPVMTTGQNGVLEPSGVEVYSVTSLLDQDRAIADLARSAWLTGGLALPFAVALALLAARQVLRPVRQLHTVARDLASGRLDTRLRVRGSDELAGLVSAFNETAAALERTVGELRGLEADARRFVADVSHELRTPLAAMAAVTEVLDEDADQLPADTAMAARLVSEETRKLALLVQDLIELSRFDSARPELVLEEWDLATVVTDSVAARGWQDEVSTELPAGVSALVDRRRLDVVIANLVGNALRHGSPPVLVRLRVAGERIVLEVDDHGPGLDPASLPRVFDRFYKADTARARSEGSGLGLAIAWENARLHGGTLEAANRPDGGARFTLQVPLREVS; encoded by the coding sequence GTGCCTGAGCCGGGCACCGGGACGAGCGCCGCGACCAAGCGACGGCTGTCCGGGCTGCGGCCGCGGCTGGTGATCGCGTTCGCGGTGGTCGCGCTGGCCGGGGTGGTGGCCGCGGCGGGCGCCAGCTACGTCTCGGCCAGGACCACGATCCTGACCGGGGTGCAGGACCAGACGATGAACTCGCTGAAGGAGCGCATCAACGCGTTCGTCCCGCGGCTGAACCTGCCGCCCAGCCAGCGCGACCTGGACAATTTCGCCGGCTCGCTGCGGGAGTCGGTGGTGCGGTACCAGAACCAGCGCTCGGTGATCGGGCCGGACCTGAGCGAGGTCTCCCAGGAGATGCGGCAGCAGGTCGGTTCGTCCGACCGGATGGTCTTCCAGCGGGTCAGCACGGCAGACGGCCCGCGGTTCGTGGTCGGCACGCCGGTCATGACAACCGGGCAGAACGGCGTACTGGAGCCCTCCGGGGTGGAGGTCTACTCGGTCACGTCGCTGCTGGACCAGGACAGGGCGATCGCCGATCTGGCCCGTTCGGCCTGGCTCACCGGCGGGCTGGCGCTGCCGTTCGCGGTGGCGCTGGCGCTGCTGGCGGCCCGTCAGGTGCTGAGACCGGTGCGGCAGCTGCACACGGTCGCGCGCGACCTGGCCAGCGGGCGGCTGGACACCCGGCTGCGGGTGCGCGGCTCGGACGAGCTGGCCGGGCTGGTGAGCGCGTTCAACGAGACCGCGGCCGCGCTGGAACGCACGGTCGGCGAGCTGCGCGGCCTGGAGGCGGACGCCCGCCGGTTCGTCGCCGACGTCTCGCACGAGCTGCGCACCCCGCTGGCCGCGATGGCCGCGGTCACCGAGGTGCTCGACGAGGACGCCGACCAGCTGCCGGCGGACACCGCGATGGCCGCGCGGCTGGTCTCCGAGGAGACCCGAAAGCTCGCGCTGCTGGTGCAGGACCTGATCGAGCTGTCCCGGTTCGACTCGGCGCGGCCCGAGCTGGTGCTGGAGGAGTGGGACCTGGCCACGGTGGTCACCGACAGCGTCGCCGCGCGCGGCTGGCAGGACGAGGTGAGCACCGAGCTGCCGGCCGGGGTGAGCGCGCTGGTGGACCGGCGGCGGCTGGACGTGGTGATCGCGAACCTGGTCGGCAACGCGTTGCGGCACGGCAGCCCGCCGGTGCTGGTGCGGCTGCGGGTGGCCGGGGAGCGGATCGTGCTGGAGGTCGACGACCACGGGCCCGGCCTGGACCCGGCGTCGCTGCCGCGCGTGTTCGACCGGTTCTACAAGGCCGACACGGCCAGGGCGCGATCGGAGGGCAGCGGGCTCGGCCTGGCCATCGCCTGGGAGAACGCGCGGCTGCACGGCGGCACGCTGGAGGCGGCCAACCGGCCGGACGGCGGGGCGCGGTTCACCTTGCAGGTTCCGCTGCGGGAGGTGTCATGA
- a CDS encoding response regulator transcription factor — protein MAVVLLVEDDRAVREAFELALRRQGHQVSTAGSGEQGLAMLREEEPEIVVLDLMLPGIDGFETCRRIRAAGPVPIIMLTARGDDFDVVAGLEAGADDYVVKPAQPRVLDARIRAVLRRAAVEQRDGEETHGDLAIDRTGLVVRRRGEQVPLTPTELKLLLALSRTPGQVLSRQQILRSVWEHDYLGDSRLVDACVQRLRSKIEDVPAKPVHVQTVRGFGYRFGSA, from the coding sequence GTGGCGGTGGTGTTGCTGGTGGAGGACGACAGGGCGGTGCGCGAGGCCTTCGAGCTCGCCTTGCGCAGGCAGGGCCACCAGGTGAGCACGGCCGGGTCCGGTGAGCAAGGGCTGGCGATGCTGCGCGAGGAGGAGCCCGAGATCGTGGTGCTCGACCTCATGCTGCCCGGCATCGACGGGTTCGAGACCTGCCGCCGGATCAGGGCGGCGGGCCCGGTGCCGATCATCATGCTGACCGCCCGCGGTGACGACTTCGACGTGGTGGCCGGGCTCGAGGCGGGAGCGGACGACTACGTGGTCAAGCCGGCCCAGCCCAGGGTGCTGGACGCCCGGATCAGGGCGGTGCTGCGGCGGGCCGCGGTGGAGCAGCGGGACGGCGAGGAAACACACGGTGACCTGGCGATCGACCGCACCGGGCTGGTGGTGCGCAGGCGCGGCGAGCAGGTGCCGCTGACCCCGACCGAGCTGAAGCTGCTGCTGGCGTTGTCCCGCACGCCCGGCCAGGTGCTCAGCCGCCAGCAGATCCTGCGCTCGGTGTGGGAGCACGACTACCTCGGCGACTCGCGGCTGGTGGACGCCTGCGTGCAGCGGCTCCGCTCGAAGATCGAGGACGTGCCGGCGAAACCGGTGCATGTGCAGACCGTGCGGGGATTCGGCTATCGGTTCGGCAGTGCCTGA
- a CDS encoding phosphatase PAP2 family protein, with the protein MTANLSERATVPLRTASRPGSRSSRSAASLLAAAAGYAAAFALAYLLFVLTARGQRLENEVVDRALRDGLSTMDWARDLLAAVDAPTLVWGSILAVLLITVACRRPAAGVTALLALGGALAAAYLCKDLLARPDLDAESSAPGHNSFPSGHVSAAMAGLLAIALVLPRRVRPYLIVPGALGVAAVASATVALGWHRPSDALGGAMMVAAVCCLAAAVLAGYQGRVPAGRALTAVALGLAGPAAITVAGYLALEAVAPATAVPLAGAATMAVALLTLWQLDRVDQHPEQGEPR; encoded by the coding sequence ATGACGGCCAACCTCTCCGAACGGGCAACCGTGCCACTGCGCACCGCGAGCCGTCCCGGATCGCGGTCCTCCCGATCGGCCGCCTCGCTGCTGGCCGCGGCCGCCGGGTACGCCGCCGCTTTCGCGCTCGCCTACCTCCTCTTCGTGCTCACCGCCCGTGGGCAGCGGCTGGAGAACGAGGTGGTGGACCGCGCACTCCGCGACGGACTGTCCACCATGGACTGGGCGCGCGACCTGCTGGCCGCGGTGGACGCGCCGACCCTGGTCTGGGGCTCGATCCTGGCGGTACTGCTGATCACGGTGGCCTGCCGCCGCCCGGCAGCCGGGGTCACCGCGCTGCTCGCCTTGGGTGGGGCACTCGCCGCCGCATACCTGTGCAAGGACCTGCTCGCCCGGCCGGACCTGGACGCCGAGAGCTCGGCACCGGGGCACAACAGCTTTCCGAGCGGGCACGTCAGCGCCGCGATGGCCGGGCTGCTGGCCATCGCGCTGGTGCTGCCCCGCCGCGTGCGGCCGTATCTGATCGTGCCCGGCGCGCTCGGCGTGGCGGCGGTGGCCTCGGCGACCGTCGCGCTCGGCTGGCACCGGCCGAGCGACGCACTCGGCGGCGCGATGATGGTGGCCGCCGTGTGCTGCCTGGCGGCCGCGGTACTGGCCGGCTACCAGGGCCGGGTCCCGGCCGGGCGCGCCTTGACCGCGGTCGCACTCGGTCTGGCCGGGCCGGCCGCGATCACCGTCGCCGGCTACCTCGCCCTCGAGGCCGTCGCCCCCGCCACCGCGGTGCCGCTGGCCGGCGCCGCCACCATGGCGGTCGCCCTGCTCACCCTCTGGCAGCTGGACCGCGTGGACCAGCACCCCGAACAAGGAGAGCCGAGATGA
- a CDS encoding alpha/beta hydrolase, with product MPSAPVEVEFDSHDSRCAGLLYRPAGGGTAPLVVLGHGLGCVKEMRLTAYAERFAEAGFAALAFDYRYFGASGGEPRQLLDIGAQLDDWSAALRFARTLDGVDQDRIAIWGSSFGGGHVLEAAARDRRVAAVVAQCPFTDGPSSVLALGVRSGVRVTSRAMLDLFGRAIGRPPVTVALAGPPGSAALMTAPDVVDGYFRLVPSEYPFRNEVAARIGLRIPWYRPGRRLRSLECPVFVAVCDRDSVAPPKATLRAARAGRETEVRRYPVGHFDIYVDDAFEQAVTDQIDFLRRHLV from the coding sequence ATGCCGAGCGCTCCCGTTGAGGTCGAGTTCGATTCGCACGATTCTCGCTGTGCGGGCCTGCTGTACCGCCCGGCCGGCGGCGGTACCGCGCCCCTGGTCGTGCTCGGCCACGGACTCGGGTGCGTCAAGGAGATGCGGCTGACCGCGTATGCCGAGCGGTTCGCCGAAGCGGGCTTCGCCGCGCTGGCCTTCGACTACCGGTATTTCGGCGCCAGCGGCGGCGAACCCCGGCAGCTGCTGGACATCGGGGCCCAGCTCGACGACTGGTCCGCGGCCCTGCGGTTCGCGCGCACTCTGGACGGCGTGGATCAGGACCGGATTGCGATCTGGGGCAGCTCGTTCGGCGGCGGGCACGTATTAGAGGCCGCCGCTCGTGACCGCCGGGTCGCCGCCGTGGTGGCCCAGTGCCCGTTCACCGACGGACCTTCCTCGGTGCTCGCCCTCGGCGTCCGGTCCGGGGTGCGGGTGACCTCGCGCGCGATGCTCGATCTGTTCGGCCGGGCCATCGGGCGCCCGCCGGTCACGGTCGCGCTGGCCGGGCCGCCGGGTTCGGCCGCGTTGATGACCGCTCCCGATGTGGTGGACGGTTACTTCCGGCTGGTGCCGTCCGAGTACCCGTTCCGGAACGAGGTCGCCGCCCGGATCGGGCTCCGGATTCCGTGGTACCGCCCCGGACGCCGGCTCCGCTCGCTGGAGTGCCCGGTGTTCGTGGCGGTGTGCGACCGGGACAGCGTGGCTCCGCCCAAGGCCACGCTCCGCGCCGCCCGCGCGGGCCGCGAAACCGAGGTGCGCCGGTATCCGGTGGGTCATTTCGACATCTACGTGGACGATGCCTTCGAGCAGGCCGTGACCGACCAGATCGACTTCCTGCGCCGTCACCTCGTCTGA